The window GCTCCAACACCACAAACAACGTTAACAACAAAACCCACCCCGACACTATCAACATAAACCCCCCTAAAGAGTACATAAACGCCACCCCACTAAAATCCCCACGAAGCAACGACAAATCCTTAAACTCATCAACAACCACCCAAGAACACGAATACCAATCATTACTCACCAAAGTGCCCACAATCAAAACACCCACAACATAAACCACAACATAAAACAACACCGATCAATCTCCCCATGTCTCAGGATAAGGCTCCGCAGCTAACGCCGCAGAATAAGCAAACACCACCAACATCCCACCCAGGTAAATTAAAAACAAAATTAATGAAAGAAAAGACCCCCCATGTCCAACCAAGATACCACACC of the Polyodon spathula mitochondrion, complete genome genome contains:
- the ND6 gene encoding NADH dehydrogenase subunit 6, yielding MFYFTFLVLVGLVLGLVGVASNPAPYFAALGLVVAAAVGCGILVGHGGSFLSLILFLIYLGGMLVVFAYSAALAAEPYPETWGDWSVLFYVVVYVVGVLIVGTLVSNDWYSCSWVVVDEFKDLSLLRGDFSGVAFMYSLGGFMLMVSGWVLLLTLFVVLELTRGLSRGALRAV